From Dehalobacter sp. 12DCB1:
GGCGGAGATAGAAGGGCAGAGGGAAAAGAGTGTTTTGCCTGCTATTCCAAACGGACTGTGGACAAAATGTCCGAATTGCGGAGAGACCGTCTATACAAAGGATCTCAGTAATAATCACAAGGTCTGTGTCCGCTGCGGCTACCATTTCAGGATGGGAGCCTGGGAAAGAGTCGAGTTGATCATGGACACAGGAACATTTAAAGAAATTAATCAGGATATGAAAAGTGTTAATCCGTTGGACTTTAATGGTTATGCAGAGAAAATTAGCACTGGTCAGGAGAAAACGGGTCTTTCGGAAGCCGTACTGACAGGGTATGGCAAGATTCATGGTCAGGATGCTGTGATTGCGGTGATGGACAGTAACTTTATGATGGGCAGCATGGGCTCGGTCGTCGGCGAGAAAGTGACCCGGGCGTTTGAATTTGCCGCTGAAAGGAAAATGCCGATCATTGCTTTTACTGCTTCAGGCGGGGCCAGGATGCAGGAAGGGATGTTTTCCTTGATGCAGATGGCCAAAACATCTGCAGCCGTTGGCAGACACAGTCGGCAGGGAGGACTGTATATCGCGGTTTTGACAGACCCGACAACGGGCGGCGTCACGGCCAGTTTCCCGATGCTGGGAGACATTATTTTAGCAGAGCCGGACGCGTTGATCGGCTTTGCCGGCAAAAGAGTCATTCAACAGACCATCAGGCAGGAGCTGCCGGAAGGCTTTCAGAAAGCAGAATTTCTTTTGGAACACGGTTTCATTGATAAAATCGTGGCCAGAGAGGACCTCAAATTAACCTTGTCTCGCCTGATTAAGCTTCATTACAGGCGTTAAGCAAAAAGACGGAGTGTGGCTATGCTCGAGCGGGAAAAAGAATTAGCGGAACTGAATAATAAACTGCGTGATTTGAGGAAGCTTGCGGAAGATAAGCAAGCCGACTTTTCATCAGAGATTGAGGGATTAGAAGAGAAGCTTACCAGGATGAAAGAGGAAGCATTCTCAAATTTGACGGCGATGGATAAGCTGACCCTGTCCCGAATGGTGGAAAGACCCACCACGCTCGATTATATCGAGCGGATTTTTCACTCCTTTATTGAGCTGCATGGAGACCGGATGTATCGGGATGATCCCTGCATTGTCGGCGGCGTTGCCAGACTGGGGGACCTGCCGGTAACGGTCATTGGCCAGCAAAAAGGCAGAAATATCAAAGAAAATGTCAAAAGAAATTTCGGGATGACAAATCCCGAAGGTTACCGCAAAGCGTTAAGGCTTATGAAGCAGGCGGAAAAATTTCATCGGCCAGTGATTTGCTTTATTGATACACCAGGCGCTGATCCTGGTATCGGCGCGGAGGAACGGGGCCAAGGGGAAGCAATCGCACGCAACCTGATGGAAATGGCCAGCCTGCGGACGCCTGTTATTTCTATTGTTCTGGGAGAGGGAGGCAGCGGCGGGGCGTTGGCCCTGTCGATCGCAGACGAGATCTGGATGCTGGAGCATTCGATCTATTCCATACTGTCTCCGGAAGGTTTTGCCAGTATCCTTTGGAAGGATTCCTCCAGAGCGAAAGAGGCAGCCCAGATCATGAAGATTACTGCGCAGGATTTGCAGCAAATGGGCCTAATCGACAAGGTTCTGCCGGAGCCTATGGGCGGTGCCCATCATGATCCTGAGGCTATGGCTGCCGTGATCAAGGAACATTTGTTAAAGGTCCCGTTCAGGACTATGCTGGAACAGCTCGACGATGTTCTTGAAAGGCGTTATCAGAAATACCGCAGGATAGGGGCTTATACCGAGTCATGAACGAATCTCTCAGCCCTGGAAAAATAACGCAATATCTTCGGACAACTTTTCTAGGAAGAAAGATCCTTTGTTTTGACGTGCTGGATTCCACCAACAGTGAAGCAGCCCGCAGAGCTTTGGCTGAAGAAGAAGGAACCGTGATCATCAGCGAACAGCAGACGGCAGGCCGGGGACGTTTTGGACGAAAGTGGCAGTCACCGGGAGGCAAGGGGATTTGGATGTCAATCATTTTAAAACCTCAACTGCCGCCGGATGTGATACCCCAGCTGACGCTGACCGGCGCAGCGGCAGTATGCCTGGCAGTGGACGAAGCAGCTATTTCTTTCCCAGGAAGAGGGATTACTATCAAATGGCCAAATGATCTATTCCTGAACGGAAAGAAGGCCGGAGGGATTCTGACGGAAATGTCGGTCAGCAGCAGGCGGACCTCGGTAGTGGTGATTGGCATTGGTCTGAATGTGAACCTTGCTGAGACGGATTTTCCTGATGGACTGAATTCTACAGCGACTTCTTTACGTCTTGAGACGGGCAGGGAACACGACAGGGCCAGACTGACAGCCGGAATCCTGAATGGGTTTGAACCACTTTACCTGGAATATCTCAGCACGGTTGATTTAGGCAGGACCTTAACCATTTGCCGGGAGCGTTCCGAAGTCATAGGCAGAAAAGTGGTCCTCGAAAACAGGGAGGGGCCGGCGCAGACAGCTGAGGTAATTGACCTCGGACCTAAAGGGGAAT
This genomic window contains:
- the accD gene encoding acetyl-CoA carboxylase, carboxyltransferase subunit beta, with amino-acid sequence MFKLNRVFKKPRYLTIQQNNSQPVPAEIEGQREKSVLPAIPNGLWTKCPNCGETVYTKDLSNNHKVCVRCGYHFRMGAWERVELIMDTGTFKEINQDMKSVNPLDFNGYAEKISTGQEKTGLSEAVLTGYGKIHGQDAVIAVMDSNFMMGSMGSVVGEKVTRAFEFAAERKMPIIAFTASGGARMQEGMFSLMQMAKTSAAVGRHSRQGGLYIAVLTDPTTGGVTASFPMLGDIILAEPDALIGFAGKRVIQQTIRQELPEGFQKAEFLLEHGFIDKIVAREDLKLTLSRLIKLHYRR
- a CDS encoding biotin--[acetyl-CoA-carboxylase] ligase, which codes for MNESLSPGKITQYLRTTFLGRKILCFDVLDSTNSEAARRALAEEEGTVIISEQQTAGRGRFGRKWQSPGGKGIWMSIILKPQLPPDVIPQLTLTGAAAVCLAVDEAAISFPGRGITIKWPNDLFLNGKKAGGILTEMSVSSRRTSVVVIGIGLNVNLAETDFPDGLNSTATSLRLETGREHDRARLTAGILNGFEPLYLEYLSTVDLGRTLTICRERSEVIGRKVVLENREGPAQTAEVIDLGPKGELIVRLVQTGEIKAIISGEITVALHD
- a CDS encoding acetyl-CoA carboxylase carboxyltransferase subunit alpha, producing the protein MLEREKELAELNNKLRDLRKLAEDKQADFSSEIEGLEEKLTRMKEEAFSNLTAMDKLTLSRMVERPTTLDYIERIFHSFIELHGDRMYRDDPCIVGGVARLGDLPVTVIGQQKGRNIKENVKRNFGMTNPEGYRKALRLMKQAEKFHRPVICFIDTPGADPGIGAEERGQGEAIARNLMEMASLRTPVISIVLGEGGSGGALALSIADEIWMLEHSIYSILSPEGFASILWKDSSRAKEAAQIMKITAQDLQQMGLIDKVLPEPMGGAHHDPEAMAAVIKEHLLKVPFRTMLEQLDDVLERRYQKYRRIGAYTES